Proteins from a genomic interval of Nocardioidaceae bacterium:
- a CDS encoding tryptophan synthase subunit alpha: MSVAETFARARSEGRAALVGYLPAGFPGIEAGQRAIRTMVEHGCDVIEVGLPYSDPVMDGPTIQAAAQTALEHGTRIADVLRTVEAAAEAGAATVVMTYWNPVECYGVDRFAQGLADAGGAGLITPDLTPDSADEWVEAADARDLDKIFLVAPSSTDERIAMTTKASRGFVYATAVMGVTGARTTTSDLAGPLVARTKAVTDLPVGVGLGVSTGDQAAEVAAYADGVIVGSAFVRALLDAHEEKAGLDALARLTEELAEGVRRG, from the coding sequence GTGAGCGTCGCCGAGACCTTCGCGCGGGCCCGGTCCGAGGGACGCGCGGCGCTGGTGGGCTACCTGCCGGCGGGCTTCCCCGGCATCGAGGCCGGTCAGCGCGCCATCCGCACGATGGTCGAGCACGGGTGCGACGTCATCGAGGTGGGGCTGCCCTACTCCGACCCCGTGATGGACGGGCCCACGATCCAGGCCGCCGCGCAGACCGCGCTGGAGCACGGCACCCGCATCGCGGACGTGCTCCGCACGGTCGAGGCCGCCGCCGAGGCGGGGGCGGCGACCGTGGTGATGACCTACTGGAACCCGGTCGAGTGCTACGGCGTCGACCGGTTCGCGCAGGGGCTCGCGGACGCCGGCGGGGCCGGGTTGATCACCCCCGACCTGACGCCGGACTCCGCCGACGAGTGGGTCGAGGCCGCCGACGCGCGCGATCTCGACAAGATCTTCCTGGTCGCGCCGTCCTCGACCGACGAGCGCATCGCGATGACGACCAAGGCCTCCCGCGGGTTCGTGTACGCCACCGCCGTCATGGGCGTCACGGGCGCGCGTACGACCACCTCGGACCTGGCCGGTCCGCTGGTGGCGCGTACGAAGGCCGTCACCGACCTCCCCGTGGGGGTCGGTCTGGGCGTCTCGACCGGCGACCAGGCGGCCGAGGTCGCGGCGTACGCCGACGGCGTGATCGTCGGCTCCGCGTTCGTCCGCGCGCTGCTGGACGCGCACGAGGAGAAGGCCGGGCTGGACGCCCTGGCCCGTCTGACAGAGGAGCTCGCGGAAGGAGTCCGTCGTGGCTGA
- the gltB gene encoding glutamate synthase large subunit, whose amino-acid sequence MDAYPAAQGLYDPAFEHDACGVAFVGTLTGEPSSQIVQQALTALRNLEHRGASGAEPDSGDGAGILLQVPDAFLREVAGFELPTQGAYAVGTAFLPGGPGQVSSTVSKIEQIAAEEGLEVLGWREVPTDPSVLGVTARSVMPTFRQLFVAPGEGSDVAPSGDQAGDQMVLERLAFCLRKRAERETEVYFPSLSSRTIAYKGMLTTAQLDEFFPELRDERVASAIGVVHSRFSTNTFPSWPLSHPFRFIAHNGEINTVKGNRNWMRAREALLASTEIPGDLERLFPICSPEASDSASFDEVLELLHMGGRPLPHAVLMMIPEAWENHDAMDPQLKAFYEFHASMMEPWDGPACVVFTDGTQVGAVLDRNGLRPSRYWVTDDGLVVLASEVGVLDIDPATVVRKGRLQPGRMFLVDTAEGRIVEDEEIKGELAAEHPYADWLEQGLLRLPDLPDLEHVVHTHASVTRRQQIFGYTEEELRILLTPMANTGAEPIGSMGTDTPVAVLSERPRLIFDYFTQLFAQVTNPPLDAIREELVTSLNGSIGPEGNLLEPTAESCKHITLPFPVIDNDELAKIRHVNRDGSHPLFQAYVVRGLYPVAGGGEALRERLDEIRVEVSQAIADGARVLVLSDRHSTAEMAPIPSLLLTGAVHHHLVAEKTRTQVGLLVEAGDVREVHHVALLIGFGAAAVNPYLAMETVEDLARDGSYVTSEPQQAVRNLVYSLGKGVLKVMSKMGVSTVASYTGAQIFEAIGLSQELVDEFFTGTTSKLGGVGLDTIAREIASRHATAYPRGGMAPAHRGLEIGGEYQWRREGEPHLFNPETVFRLQHATRQGRYDVFKDYTKLVDTQSEQLMTLRGLFRLKGAGETGRQPVPIEEVEPVSAIVKRFSTGAMSYGSISQEAHETLAIAMNRLGAKSNTGEGGEDPERLYDPERRSSIKQVASGRFGVTSEYLTNSDDIQIKMAQGAKPGEGGQLPGHKVYPWVAKTRHSTPGVGLISPPPHHDIYSIEDLAQLIHDLKNANPSARVHVKLVSEVGVGTVATGVSKAHADVVLISGHDGGTGASPLTSLKHAGGPWELGLAETQQTLLINGLRDRIVVQADGQMKTGRDVVVAALLGAEEFGFATAPLVVSGCIMMRVCHLDTCPVGVATQNPVLRERYSGKAEYVVNFFEFIAQEVREILAELGFRSIDEAVGRVEVLDREAAVDHWKASGLDIAPILHMPEFDESVQDRYCTKVQDHGIDKALDQQLVSLCKPALESGEPVRARLPIRNVNRTVGTILGHEVTKAYRGEGLPDGTIDLTFTGSAGQSFGAFVPRGVTLRLEGDANDYVGKGLSGGRLVVRPDRSAGFEAEQQIIAGNTIAYGATSGSIFLRGQVGERFAVRNSGADLVVEGVGDHGCEYMTGGHVVVLGPTGRNFGAGMSGGIAWVLDLDPDDVNKQLVELNPADTMDADVLERMVREHAEETGSPVAAALLEDWEAATTRLTCVIPTDFRKVQEVRAKAEADGLSEDDTARAMMEALHG is encoded by the coding sequence ATGGACGCGTACCCAGCGGCTCAGGGGCTCTACGACCCGGCCTTCGAGCACGACGCCTGTGGTGTCGCCTTCGTCGGCACGCTGACCGGTGAGCCGAGCTCGCAGATCGTGCAGCAGGCGCTGACCGCGCTGCGCAACCTCGAGCACCGTGGCGCCTCGGGCGCCGAGCCGGACTCCGGTGACGGCGCGGGCATCCTGCTGCAGGTGCCGGACGCGTTCCTGCGTGAGGTCGCGGGCTTCGAGCTGCCGACGCAGGGCGCGTACGCCGTGGGCACCGCCTTCCTGCCGGGCGGGCCGGGTCAGGTGTCCTCGACGGTCTCGAAGATCGAGCAGATCGCGGCGGAGGAGGGCCTGGAGGTCCTCGGCTGGCGCGAGGTCCCCACGGACCCGTCGGTGCTGGGTGTGACCGCCCGTTCGGTGATGCCGACCTTCCGTCAGCTCTTCGTGGCGCCCGGCGAGGGGTCCGACGTGGCCCCGTCTGGTGACCAGGCGGGCGACCAGATGGTCCTGGAGCGTCTCGCCTTCTGCCTGCGCAAGCGGGCCGAGCGGGAGACCGAGGTGTACTTCCCCTCGCTGAGCAGCCGCACCATCGCCTACAAGGGCATGCTCACGACCGCGCAGCTCGACGAGTTCTTCCCCGAGCTGCGTGACGAGCGGGTCGCCTCGGCGATCGGCGTCGTGCACTCGCGGTTCTCGACGAACACGTTCCCGAGCTGGCCCCTGAGCCACCCGTTCCGCTTCATCGCGCACAACGGCGAGATCAACACCGTCAAGGGCAACCGCAACTGGATGCGGGCCCGTGAGGCGTTGCTGGCCAGCACCGAGATCCCCGGCGACCTCGAGCGGCTGTTCCCGATCTGCAGCCCGGAGGCGTCGGACTCCGCGTCGTTCGACGAGGTGCTGGAGCTGCTGCACATGGGCGGCCGTCCGCTGCCGCACGCGGTGCTGATGATGATCCCGGAGGCGTGGGAGAACCACGACGCGATGGACCCGCAGCTCAAGGCGTTCTACGAGTTCCACGCCTCGATGATGGAGCCGTGGGACGGTCCTGCCTGCGTCGTGTTCACCGACGGCACCCAGGTCGGCGCGGTGCTGGACCGCAACGGTCTGCGTCCCTCGCGCTACTGGGTCACCGACGACGGCCTGGTCGTGCTGGCCTCCGAGGTCGGCGTGCTCGACATCGACCCGGCGACGGTCGTCCGCAAGGGCCGGCTGCAGCCGGGCCGCATGTTCCTGGTCGACACGGCCGAGGGCCGCATCGTCGAGGACGAGGAGATCAAGGGCGAGCTCGCGGCCGAGCACCCGTACGCCGACTGGCTCGAGCAGGGCCTGCTGCGGCTGCCGGACCTGCCCGACCTCGAGCACGTGGTGCACACCCACGCCTCGGTGACCCGCCGGCAGCAGATCTTCGGCTACACCGAGGAGGAGCTGCGCATCCTGCTCACGCCGATGGCGAACACCGGCGCGGAGCCGATCGGCTCGATGGGCACCGACACCCCGGTGGCGGTGCTCTCGGAGCGACCCCGGCTGATCTTCGACTACTTCACGCAGCTGTTCGCACAGGTCACGAACCCGCCGCTGGACGCCATCCGCGAGGAGCTCGTCACCTCGCTGAACGGGTCGATCGGCCCCGAGGGCAACCTGCTGGAGCCCACCGCGGAGTCGTGCAAGCACATCACGCTGCCCTTCCCGGTCATCGACAACGACGAGCTGGCCAAGATCCGCCACGTCAACCGCGACGGGTCCCACCCGCTGTTCCAGGCGTACGTCGTCCGCGGCCTCTACCCCGTCGCCGGTGGCGGCGAGGCGCTGCGTGAGCGGCTGGACGAGATCCGCGTCGAGGTCTCCCAGGCCATCGCCGACGGCGCCCGTGTGCTGGTGCTGTCGGACCGTCACTCCACCGCGGAGATGGCGCCGATCCCGTCGCTGCTGCTCACCGGAGCGGTGCACCACCACCTCGTGGCCGAGAAGACGCGTACGCAGGTCGGCCTGCTGGTCGAGGCCGGCGACGTGCGCGAGGTGCACCACGTGGCGCTGCTGATCGGCTTCGGTGCCGCGGCGGTGAACCCCTACCTCGCGATGGAGACGGTCGAGGACCTCGCGCGCGACGGCTCCTACGTCACCTCCGAGCCCCAGCAGGCGGTGCGCAACCTCGTGTACTCCCTGGGCAAGGGCGTGCTGAAGGTGATGAGCAAGATGGGCGTCTCCACCGTCGCGTCCTACACCGGTGCGCAGATCTTCGAGGCGATCGGGCTGTCCCAGGAGCTGGTGGACGAGTTCTTCACCGGCACCACCTCCAAGCTCGGCGGTGTCGGGCTGGACACCATCGCCCGCGAGATCGCGTCGCGGCACGCGACGGCGTACCCGCGCGGCGGCATGGCGCCGGCGCACCGGGGCCTCGAGATCGGCGGGGAGTACCAGTGGCGCCGCGAGGGCGAGCCGCACCTGTTCAACCCCGAGACCGTCTTCCGGCTGCAGCACGCCACGCGGCAGGGCCGCTACGACGTCTTCAAGGACTACACGAAGCTCGTCGACACCCAGTCCGAGCAGCTGATGACGCTGCGTGGCCTGTTCCGTCTCAAGGGCGCCGGGGAGACCGGGCGGCAGCCCGTGCCGATCGAGGAGGTCGAGCCGGTCTCGGCGATCGTGAAGCGGTTCTCCACCGGCGCGATGTCCTACGGCTCGATCAGCCAGGAGGCGCACGAGACCCTGGCGATCGCGATGAACCGGCTGGGCGCCAAGTCCAACACCGGTGAGGGCGGCGAGGACCCCGAGCGGCTGTACGACCCCGAGCGCCGCAGCTCGATCAAGCAGGTCGCCTCAGGTCGCTTCGGTGTCACCTCGGAGTACCTCACGAACTCCGACGACATCCAGATCAAGATGGCCCAGGGCGCGAAGCCCGGCGAGGGCGGCCAGCTGCCCGGTCACAAGGTCTACCCGTGGGTGGCGAAGACCCGGCACTCCACGCCGGGCGTGGGCCTGATCTCCCCGCCGCCGCACCACGACATCTACTCCATCGAGGACCTCGCGCAGCTGATCCACGACCTGAAGAACGCCAACCCCTCGGCGCGGGTCCACGTGAAGCTGGTCTCCGAGGTCGGCGTCGGCACGGTCGCGACGGGTGTCTCGAAGGCGCACGCCGACGTGGTGCTGATCTCCGGTCACGACGGGGGCACCGGCGCCTCGCCGCTGACCTCGCTGAAGCACGCGGGCGGGCCCTGGGAGCTCGGTCTGGCCGAGACCCAGCAGACGCTGCTGATCAACGGGCTGCGCGACCGCATCGTCGTGCAGGCGGACGGTCAGATGAAGACCGGCCGCGACGTCGTCGTGGCGGCGCTGCTGGGCGCGGAGGAGTTCGGCTTCGCGACCGCACCGCTGGTGGTCTCGGGCTGCATCATGATGCGCGTGTGCCACCTCGACACCTGCCCGGTGGGCGTGGCGACGCAGAACCCGGTGCTGCGTGAGCGTTACTCCGGCAAGGCCGAGTACGTCGTGAACTTCTTCGAGTTCATCGCGCAGGAGGTGCGCGAGATCCTGGCCGAGCTGGGCTTCCGCAGCATCGACGAGGCCGTCGGTCGGGTCGAGGTGCTCGACCGTGAGGCGGCGGTGGACCACTGGAAGGCCTCGGGCCTGGACATCGCGCCGATCCTGCACATGCCCGAGTTCGACGAGTCCGTGCAGGACCGTTACTGCACCAAGGTGCAGGACCACGGCATCGACAAGGCGCTGGACCAGCAGCTGGTCAGCCTGTGCAAGCCGGCTCTGGAGTCCGGCGAGCCCGTACGCGCCCGGCTGCCCATCCGCAACGTCAACCGCACGGTCGGCACGATCCTCGGTCACGAGGTCACCAAGGCCTACCGCGGCGAGGGACTGCCCGACGGCACGATCGACCTGACCTTCACGGGCTCGGCCGGTCAGTCCTTCGGTGCCTTCGTGCCGCGCGGCGTCACGCTGCGCCTGGAGGGCGACGCCAACGACTACGTCGGCAAGGGTCTCTCGGGCGGCCGCCTGGTGGTCCGTCCCGACCGGTCCGCCGGCTTCGAGGCCGAGCAGCAGATCATCGCCGGCAACACCATCGCGTACGGCGCGACCTCGGGGTCGATCTTCCTGCGCGGCCAGGTGGGCGAGCGGTTCGCCGTACGCAACTCCGGTGCCGACCTCGTCGTCGAGGGGGTGGGCGACCACGGTTGCGAGTACATGACCGGCGGCCACGTCGTCGTGCTCGGCCCGACCGGCCGCAACTTCGGTGCGGGCATGAGCGGCGGCATCGCCTGGGTGCTCGACCTCGACCCCGACGACGTCAACAAGCAGCTCGTCGAGCTGAACCCGGCGGACACGATGGACGCCGACGTCCTCGAGCGCATGGTGCGTGAGCACGCGGAGGAGACCGGCTCGCCGGTCGCCGCAGCGCTGCTGGAGGACTGGGAGGCGGCGACCACCCGTCTCACCTGCGTGATCCCGACCGACTTCCGCAAGGTCCAGGAGGTGAGGGCGAAGGCCGAGGCCGACGGCCTCTCCGAGGACGACACCGCCCGCGCGATGATGGAGGCACTCCATGGCTGA
- the lgt gene encoding prolipoprotein diacylglyceryl transferase — MTGLLAAGSALVPASIPSPDQGVWYLGPVPLRAYALCIIAGVVAGVVLGERRWKARGGEAGQIQDLALWAVPFGLVGGRLYHVITDWRLYFGEGQQPIRALYVWEGGLGIWGAVILGTIGTIIGARRMGLQIRPLADALAPSLLLGQAIGRWGNYFNSELFGRPTDLPWALEIDPAFRPDGYADVATFHPTFLYESLWGLAGVALLLFLDRGQRVGGGRLFAAYVMIYTAGRAWIEYLRIDDVQLADVFGLRLNVWTSLVFFALALAYVVLTRRRDRAEVAERPRSAAKETREPATESTSEERGSKRGGPRPN, encoded by the coding sequence GTGACCGGTCTCCTCGCGGCGGGGTCGGCGCTGGTCCCGGCGTCGATCCCGAGCCCCGACCAGGGGGTCTGGTACCTCGGGCCGGTGCCGCTGCGCGCGTACGCGCTGTGCATCATCGCCGGCGTCGTCGCCGGTGTCGTGCTGGGTGAGAGGCGCTGGAAGGCGCGCGGCGGCGAGGCCGGGCAGATCCAGGACCTGGCGCTGTGGGCCGTCCCGTTCGGCCTGGTCGGCGGCCGGCTGTACCACGTGATCACCGACTGGCGCCTGTACTTCGGTGAGGGCCAGCAGCCGATCCGTGCCCTGTACGTGTGGGAGGGCGGCCTCGGCATCTGGGGCGCGGTCATCCTCGGCACGATCGGCACGATCATCGGCGCGCGGCGCATGGGTCTGCAGATCCGCCCGCTGGCCGACGCGCTCGCCCCGTCGCTGCTGCTCGGACAGGCGATCGGTCGGTGGGGCAACTACTTCAACTCCGAGCTCTTCGGGCGCCCGACGGACCTGCCGTGGGCGCTGGAGATCGACCCGGCGTTCCGGCCCGACGGTTACGCCGACGTCGCGACGTTCCACCCGACGTTCCTGTACGAGTCCCTGTGGGGTCTGGCGGGGGTGGCCCTGCTGTTGTTCCTCGACCGTGGGCAGCGGGTCGGCGGCGGGCGGCTGTTCGCGGCGTACGTGATGATCTACACCGCTGGCCGTGCCTGGATCGAGTACCTGCGCATCGACGACGTGCAGCTCGCCGACGTGTTCGGGCTGCGCCTGAACGTGTGGACCTCCCTGGTCTTCTTCGCCCTCGCCCTCGCGTACGTCGTCCTCACCCGACGCCGCGACCGGGCCGAGGTCGCCGAGCGGCCTCGTTCTGCAGCGAAGGAGACGAGGGAGCCTGCGACCGAGTCGACGAGCGAAGAACGAGGCTCAAAGCGAGGCGGGCCTCGGCCCAATTAG
- the trpB gene encoding tryptophan synthase subunit beta, translated as MTKALPEDAAEILASAGPDDAGHFGRFGGRFMPEALMAALDELTAAWREAMADEAFTTEFHGMLREYAGVPSPLYDAERLSEHAGARILLKREDLLHTGAHKIRNVLGQALLTKRMGKTRMIAETGAGQHGVATATAAAYLGLDCVVYMGEVDTERQALNVARMKLLGAEVVPVTNGARTLKDAINEAIRDWVASVDHTAYCFGTAAGPHPFPAMVRDFCRGIGDEAREQVLELTGALPDAVTACVGGGSNAIGLFTAFLDDPGVRVVGVEAGGDGVDTPRHAATIGAGGVGVLHGARTFVLQDDEGQTQESHSISAGLDYPGVGPQHAHLSATGRAEYRSVTDTQAMDALAVLARTEGLICAIETAHAVAGALQLAQEAPGSTILVNLSGRGDKDMSTVTGWFDEHGMPEAPTRTDGEDA; from the coding sequence ATGACCAAGGCACTGCCCGAGGACGCCGCCGAGATCCTGGCGAGCGCAGGACCCGACGACGCGGGCCACTTCGGCCGCTTCGGCGGCCGCTTCATGCCCGAGGCGCTGATGGCGGCCCTCGACGAGCTGACCGCCGCGTGGCGGGAGGCGATGGCCGACGAGGCGTTCACGACCGAGTTCCACGGCATGCTGCGCGAGTACGCCGGGGTCCCCAGCCCGCTGTACGACGCCGAGCGCCTCTCCGAGCACGCCGGCGCGCGCATCCTGCTCAAGCGCGAGGACCTGCTCCACACCGGCGCCCACAAGATCCGCAACGTGCTCGGGCAGGCGCTGCTGACCAAGCGCATGGGCAAGACCCGCATGATCGCCGAGACCGGCGCGGGCCAGCACGGCGTCGCCACCGCGACGGCCGCCGCGTACCTCGGACTGGACTGCGTGGTCTACATGGGCGAGGTCGACACCGAGCGCCAGGCGCTCAACGTGGCCCGCATGAAGCTGCTCGGGGCCGAGGTCGTGCCGGTCACCAACGGCGCCCGGACGCTCAAGGACGCCATCAACGAGGCCATCCGCGACTGGGTCGCGAGCGTGGACCACACGGCGTACTGCTTCGGCACGGCTGCCGGCCCACACCCGTTCCCCGCCATGGTCCGCGACTTCTGCCGAGGGATCGGTGACGAGGCGCGCGAGCAGGTGCTCGAGCTGACCGGTGCGCTGCCCGACGCCGTCACCGCCTGCGTCGGCGGCGGGTCCAACGCGATCGGCCTGTTCACCGCGTTCCTCGACGACCCGGGCGTACGCGTCGTCGGTGTCGAGGCCGGCGGCGACGGTGTCGACACCCCGCGTCACGCCGCGACGATCGGCGCGGGTGGCGTCGGGGTGCTGCACGGCGCCCGCACGTTCGTGCTGCAGGACGACGAGGGCCAGACCCAGGAGTCGCACTCGATCTCCGCCGGGCTGGACTACCCCGGGGTCGGACCCCAGCACGCCCACCTCTCGGCGACCGGTCGTGCGGAGTACCGCTCGGTCACCGACACCCAGGCCATGGACGCCCTGGCCGTGCTCGCCCGCACCGAGGGACTCATCTGCGCCATCGAGACCGCGCACGCGGTCGCGGGAGCGTTGCAGCTGGCGCAGGAGGCACCGGGCTCGACGATCCTGGTGAACCTGTCGGGTCGCGGCGACAAGGACATGAGCACGGTCACCGGCTGGTTCGACGAGCACGGGATGCCCGAGGCCCCGACGCGTACGGACGGGGAGGACGCGTGA
- a CDS encoding SCO family protein, giving the protein MADHGNRPRRVRRVLASALTAGALAATAACGGAAAGDTAIADDGLHGTAINGLYQLPPEQLTDTAGQAYDLRADTDAPLTLVFFGYTQCPDICQTTMALLAGAMTRLGEEDRADTSMLFVTTDPARDTAPALRAYLDRLDPSFEGVTGPLPRIVAAADGMGVDITKGTELPSGGYEVDHSTQVYAVDASGTTRAVWTAGGLSSADVAEDVEVLLGDVRAAS; this is encoded by the coding sequence GTGGCTGATCACGGCAACCGTCCCCGTCGCGTACGCCGGGTGCTCGCCTCGGCCCTGACCGCCGGCGCCCTCGCCGCGACGGCGGCGTGCGGCGGCGCGGCCGCGGGCGACACGGCGATCGCCGACGACGGTCTGCACGGCACCGCGATCAACGGTCTCTACCAGCTGCCGCCCGAGCAGCTGACGGACACCGCGGGGCAGGCGTACGACCTGCGGGCCGACACCGACGCGCCCCTGACGCTCGTGTTCTTCGGCTACACCCAGTGCCCCGACATCTGCCAGACGACGATGGCCTTGCTGGCCGGGGCGATGACCCGTCTGGGTGAGGAGGACAGGGCCGACACCTCGATGCTCTTCGTCACCACGGACCCGGCCCGTGACACCGCCCCGGCGCTGCGCGCCTACCTCGACCGGCTCGACCCGAGCTTCGAGGGCGTCACGGGCCCGCTGCCGCGCATCGTGGCGGCCGCCGACGGCATGGGCGTGGACATCACCAAGGGCACCGAGCTGCCCTCGGGCGGCTACGAGGTCGACCACTCCACGCAGGTGTACGCAGTGGACGCCAGCGGCACGACCCGTGCGGTGTGGACCGCCGGCGGCCTCTCCTCCGCTGATGTCGCCGAGGACGTCGAGGTGCTGCTGGGCGACGTCCGGGCCGCCTCGTGA
- a CDS encoding glutamate synthase subunit beta: MADPKGFLKHGREVATRRVVEERVNDWNEVYPDGIGRALLPIIDTQASRCMDCGIPFCHQGCPLGNLIPEWNDLVYRDDWDEAIERLHATNNFPEFTGRLCPAPCETACVLGINQDPVTIKNVEVAIIDRAWEEGWVKPAPPEWLSGKTIAVVGSGPAGLAVAQQLTRAGHTVAVYERDDKIGGLLRYGIPEFKMEKRHVERRIDQMRREGTVFRAGVDVGGAGLSGKQLRERYDAVVIATGATLARDLDVEGRDLEGIHQAMEFLPQANRTALGEEVEGQITAEDKDVVIIGGGDTGADCLGTSIRQGARSITQLEIMPRPSEERPEAQPWPTYPMTYKVSSAHEEGGDRVYAVSTERFLGDDEGRVRALKLVEVEMRDGRFEPVEGSEKEIPAQLVLLAMGFTGPQRKGLVEQLGVDLDQRGNVVRDKSYMSSVPGVFVAGDAGRGQSLIVWALAEGRACAAGVEKYLTGSTKLPAPIPPTARPLTV, encoded by the coding sequence ATGGCTGATCCCAAGGGATTCCTGAAGCACGGCCGCGAGGTCGCGACCCGACGGGTCGTGGAGGAGCGCGTCAACGACTGGAACGAGGTCTACCCCGACGGCATCGGCCGCGCGCTGCTGCCGATCATCGACACCCAGGCGAGCCGCTGCATGGACTGCGGCATCCCGTTCTGCCACCAGGGCTGCCCGCTGGGCAACCTGATCCCGGAGTGGAACGACCTCGTCTACCGCGACGACTGGGACGAGGCCATCGAGCGCCTGCACGCGACGAACAACTTCCCGGAGTTCACCGGGCGGCTGTGCCCCGCGCCGTGCGAGACCGCGTGCGTGCTCGGCATCAACCAGGACCCCGTCACGATCAAGAACGTCGAGGTCGCGATCATCGACCGCGCCTGGGAGGAGGGCTGGGTCAAGCCGGCCCCGCCGGAGTGGCTCTCGGGCAAGACGATCGCCGTCGTCGGGTCCGGCCCCGCAGGCCTGGCCGTCGCCCAGCAGCTCACCCGCGCCGGCCACACCGTCGCGGTGTACGAGCGCGACGACAAGATCGGCGGTCTGCTGCGCTACGGCATCCCCGAGTTCAAGATGGAGAAGCGCCACGTCGAGCGTCGCATCGACCAGATGCGCCGGGAGGGCACCGTCTTCCGGGCCGGCGTCGACGTCGGCGGGGCCGGTCTCAGCGGCAAGCAGTTGCGCGAGCGCTACGACGCGGTCGTGATCGCCACCGGTGCCACCCTCGCCCGCGACCTCGACGTCGAGGGTCGCGACCTGGAGGGCATCCACCAGGCGATGGAGTTCCTGCCGCAGGCGAACCGCACGGCGCTCGGGGAGGAGGTCGAGGGTCAGATCACCGCCGAGGACAAGGACGTCGTCATCATCGGCGGCGGCGACACCGGCGCCGACTGCCTCGGCACCTCCATCCGACAGGGCGCGCGGTCCATCACCCAGCTCGAGATCATGCCCCGGCCCTCCGAGGAGCGTCCCGAGGCGCAGCCGTGGCCGACGTACCCGATGACCTACAAGGTCTCCTCCGCCCACGAGGAGGGCGGCGACCGGGTCTACGCCGTGTCCACCGAGAGGTTCCTCGGCGACGACGAGGGTCGCGTACGCGCCCTGAAGCTCGTCGAGGTCGAGATGCGCGACGGCCGGTTCGAGCCCGTCGAGGGCTCGGAGAAGGAGATCCCGGCCCAGCTGGTGCTGCTCGCCATGGGCTTCACCGGCCCGCAGCGCAAGGGCCTCGTCGAGCAGCTCGGCGTCGACCTCGACCAGCGCGGCAACGTCGTGCGCGACAAGTCCTACATGTCGAGCGTCCCCGGGGTCTTCGTCGCCGGCGACGCGGGCCGCGGCCAGAGCCTGATCGTCTGGGCACTCGCCGAAGGACGTGCATGCGCGGCCGGCGTCGAGAAATACCTGACCGGCTCGACCAAGCTGCCCGCGCCGATCCCGCCGACGGCGCGTCCCCTCACGGTCTGA
- a CDS encoding VIT1/CCC1 transporter family protein yields the protein MTGGWLRPAVFGAMDGLVSNASLVAGVAGGAAATASGTNPVVLAGLAGLAAGAFSMAAGEYTSVASQAESAQHEIDKERREILAHPDHETAELAAMYEAKGLEPALARQVAEQLHRDVDRAVAVHAREEFGVDAEDLASPWVAAGASFVSFALGAVVPLLPYFLGATSVLPGIALTLLALFVCGAVVTSVTSKPWWFGGGRQLVLGAAATALTYAVGSAVGAGIG from the coding sequence GTGACGGGCGGCTGGCTGCGTCCGGCCGTGTTCGGTGCGATGGACGGGCTGGTCTCGAACGCATCGCTCGTGGCGGGTGTCGCAGGCGGTGCTGCCGCGACGGCGTCGGGCACGAACCCGGTGGTGCTGGCGGGTCTTGCGGGGCTGGCGGCGGGTGCGTTCTCGATGGCGGCGGGGGAGTACACCTCGGTGGCGAGCCAGGCCGAGTCGGCGCAGCACGAGATCGACAAGGAGCGCCGGGAGATCCTGGCGCACCCCGACCACGAGACGGCCGAGCTGGCGGCGATGTACGAGGCGAAGGGGCTGGAGCCGGCGCTGGCCCGGCAGGTCGCGGAGCAGCTGCACCGCGACGTGGACCGCGCCGTGGCGGTGCACGCCCGGGAGGAGTTCGGGGTGGACGCGGAGGACCTCGCCTCACCGTGGGTCGCGGCGGGTGCGTCGTTCGTGTCGTTCGCGCTGGGCGCGGTGGTGCCGTTGCTGCCGTACTTCCTCGGCGCCACGAGCGTGCTGCCGGGCATCGCGCTGACGCTGTTGGCCCTGTTCGTGTGCGGCGCGGTGGTCACCTCGGTGACCTCGAAGCCGTGGTGGTTCGGCGGTGGGCGTCAGCTGGTGCTGGGTGCCGCCGCGACGGCCCTGACGTACGCCGTGGGCTCGGCCGTCGGCGCCGGGATCGGGTGA